From a single Dendropsophus ebraccatus isolate aDenEbr1 chromosome 8, aDenEbr1.pat, whole genome shotgun sequence genomic region:
- the PRDX1 gene encoding peroxiredoxin-1 isoform X1 — MSAGNAKIGKLAPDFTAKAVMPGGDFKDLKLSDYRGKYVVFFFYPLDFTFVCPTEIIAFSDRVEEFKKLNCEVIGASVDSHFCHLAWTNLSRKEGGLGPMKIPLVADTLRTISQDYGVLKEDEGISFRGLFIVDDKGILRQITINDLPVGRSVDETLRLVQAFQHTDKYGEDPPDPGVCAAVDKHTDGVTAANQRRSIYA, encoded by the exons ATGTCTGCCGGAAACGCCAAGATCGGTAAACTTGCCCCTGACTTCACTGCAAAGGCTGTAATGCCCGGAGGAGATTTCAAAGACCTGAAGCTGTCTGACTACAGAG GAAAGTATGTAGTGTTCTTCTTCTACCCCTTGGACTTCACCTTCGTCTGCCCCACGGAGATCATTGCCTTCAGCGACCGTGTGGAGGAGTTTAAGAAGCTGAACTGTGAGGTGATAGGGGCATCTGTGGACTCGCACTTCTGTCACCTGGCCTG GACCAACCTTTCCCGGAAGGAAGGCggattgggcccaatgaagatcCCCTTGGTAGCTGACACACTGCGCACAATCTCTCAGGACTATGGTGTCCTCAAGGAGGACGAGGGAATCTCCTTCAG AGGCCTCTTCATTGTGGATGATAAAGGAATCCTACGGCAGATCACAATCAATGACCTCCCGGTGGGCCGTTCTGTGGATGAGACCCTGAGGCTGGTCCAGGCCTTCCAGCACACAGACAAGTACGGTGAAG ATCCTCCAGATCCCGGGGTGTGCGCTGCAGTGGACAAACACACTGATGGGGTAACAGCTGCTAATCAGAGGCGGAGCATATATGCCTGA
- the PRDX1 gene encoding peroxiredoxin-1 isoform X2, producing MSAGNAKIGKLAPDFTAKAVMPGGDFKDLKLSDYRGKYVVFFFYPLDFTFVCPTEIIAFSDRVEEFKKLNCEVIGASVDSHFCHLAWTNLSRKEGGLGPMKIPLVADTLRTISQDYGVLKEDEGISFRGLFIVDDKGILRQITINDLPVGRSVDETLRLVQAFQHTDKYGEVCPAGWKPGSDTIKPDVQKSKEYFSKQK from the exons ATGTCTGCCGGAAACGCCAAGATCGGTAAACTTGCCCCTGACTTCACTGCAAAGGCTGTAATGCCCGGAGGAGATTTCAAAGACCTGAAGCTGTCTGACTACAGAG GAAAGTATGTAGTGTTCTTCTTCTACCCCTTGGACTTCACCTTCGTCTGCCCCACGGAGATCATTGCCTTCAGCGACCGTGTGGAGGAGTTTAAGAAGCTGAACTGTGAGGTGATAGGGGCATCTGTGGACTCGCACTTCTGTCACCTGGCCTG GACCAACCTTTCCCGGAAGGAAGGCggattgggcccaatgaagatcCCCTTGGTAGCTGACACACTGCGCACAATCTCTCAGGACTATGGTGTCCTCAAGGAGGACGAGGGAATCTCCTTCAG AGGCCTCTTCATTGTGGATGATAAAGGAATCCTACGGCAGATCACAATCAATGACCTCCCGGTGGGCCGTTCTGTGGATGAGACCCTGAGGCTGGTCCAGGCCTTCCAGCACACAGACAAGTACGGTGAAG TCTGCCCGGCCGGATGGAAGCCCGGAAGTGACACCATCAAGCCCGACGTCCAGAAGAGTAAGGAGTACTTCTCCAAGCAGAAGTAA